In Constrictibacter sp. MBR-5, a single genomic region encodes these proteins:
- the urtB gene encoding urea ABC transporter permease subunit UrtB, which translates to MLRLLTFLALLLCAPFVSAPASADDFSDALGGIATGGYAERAAAVGKLADIGDPRALPVIDALAANNLYLRTTDSRLVLVKEQGAAYALTDVVTGEDLGTAASDAVERVKVNNRVRTATSSALSRLRLVSSKREERLAAANEAVRYASADSVAALRPAIEKEQDPQVRAAMEFALNAGLLASGTPEERTGAIESLGKSLDPQVRALLGRVAADQSAEPEVRAAAEKAVARIESQMELLGYAYNVFQGVSLGSILLLAAMGLAITFGVMGVINMAHGEMIMIGAYCAFMVQEVFRSYLPPGAIDLYLVAALPVAFLVAALVGIAIERGVIRFLYGRPLETLLATWGISLILQQIVRSIFGAPNKQVSNPNWMTGGFEIVGGLVITWNRLAIIVFCIVVFLLVLMVIRYSAFGLQMRAVTQNRDMARSMGINSARVDALTFGLGSGIAGIAGVALSQVGNVSPNLGQLYIVDSFMVVVFGGVGNLAGTLVGAMTLGIVNKFLEPFAGAVLGKVAVLVLIILFIQRRPRGLFALKGRSAEA; encoded by the coding sequence GTGCTCCGGCTCCTGACTTTTCTGGCACTCCTCCTCTGCGCGCCGTTCGTTTCCGCACCGGCCTCCGCCGACGATTTCTCCGACGCCCTCGGCGGCATCGCGACGGGCGGGTACGCCGAGCGCGCCGCGGCCGTCGGCAAGCTGGCCGACATCGGCGATCCGCGGGCGCTGCCGGTGATCGACGCACTCGCCGCCAACAATCTCTATCTCCGCACGACCGATTCGCGGCTGGTCCTGGTCAAGGAACAGGGTGCGGCCTATGCGCTGACCGACGTCGTCACCGGCGAGGATCTCGGCACCGCCGCGAGTGACGCGGTGGAGCGGGTGAAGGTGAACAATCGTGTGCGGACGGCGACGTCGAGCGCGCTGAGCCGGTTGCGGCTGGTCAGCTCGAAGCGCGAGGAACGCCTCGCCGCCGCCAACGAGGCCGTGCGCTACGCCTCGGCGGACAGCGTCGCCGCACTGCGTCCGGCGATCGAAAAGGAACAGGATCCCCAGGTTCGGGCAGCGATGGAATTCGCGCTCAACGCCGGCCTGCTCGCGTCGGGAACCCCGGAGGAACGCACCGGGGCGATCGAGTCGCTCGGCAAGTCGCTCGACCCGCAGGTGCGCGCGCTGCTGGGGCGGGTCGCCGCGGACCAGAGCGCGGAGCCGGAGGTGCGCGCGGCCGCCGAAAAGGCGGTCGCCCGCATCGAAAGCCAGATGGAACTGCTGGGGTACGCCTACAACGTGTTCCAGGGCGTCAGCCTGGGCTCGATCCTGCTGCTCGCCGCCATGGGCCTCGCCATCACCTTCGGCGTGATGGGCGTCATCAACATGGCGCACGGCGAGATGATCATGATCGGTGCCTACTGCGCCTTCATGGTCCAGGAGGTGTTCCGCTCCTATCTGCCGCCCGGCGCCATCGATCTCTATCTGGTCGCGGCGCTGCCCGTGGCCTTCCTGGTTGCCGCCCTGGTCGGCATCGCCATCGAACGTGGCGTCATCCGCTTCCTCTATGGCCGGCCGCTCGAGACGCTGCTGGCGACCTGGGGGATCAGCCTGATCCTGCAGCAGATCGTGCGCAGCATCTTCGGCGCGCCGAACAAGCAGGTGTCCAACCCCAACTGGATGACCGGCGGCTTCGAGATCGTCGGCGGCCTCGTGATCACCTGGAACCGGCTCGCGATCATCGTTTTCTGCATCGTCGTCTTCCTGCTGGTCCTGATGGTGATCCGCTATTCCGCCTTCGGGCTGCAGATGCGGGCGGTGACCCAGAACCGCGACATGGCCCGGTCGATGGGCATCAACTCGGCACGGGTCGACGCGCTGACGTTCGGGCTGGGGTCGGGTATCGCCGGCATCGCCGGCGTGGCGCTCAGCCAGGTCGGCAACGTCAGCCCAAATCTGGGACAGCTCTACATCGTCGACTCGTTCATGGTGGTCGTGTTCGGCGGGGTCGGGAATCTGGCCGGAACGCTGGTCGGCGCGATGACGCTCGGCATAGTGAACAAGTTCCTGGAGCCGTTCGCAGGCGCCGTCCTCGGCAAGGTCGCGGTACTGGTCCTCATTATCCTGTTCATCCAGCGCCGGCCGAGAGGGCTCTTCGCTCTCAAGGGCCGCTCGGCGGAGGCCTGA
- the urtA gene encoding urea ABC transporter substrate-binding protein, with protein MGSYGRAVRSAVAGIAAAAGVMISGAQAQETIKVGVLHSLSGTMAISESTLKDTVLMMVDDINKKGGLLGKKVEAVVVDPASNWPLFAEKARELLTVSKVDVVFGCWTSVSRKSVLPVFEELNGMLFYPVQYEGEESSRNVFYTGAAPNQQAIPAVEYLMSKDGGEVKRWVLAGTDYVYPRTTNKILEAFLKSKGVQAEDIMINYTPFGHSDWQTIVSDIKKFSAAGKKTAVVSTINGDANVPFYKELANQGIKAEDIPVVAFSVGEEELAGIDTSNLVGHLAAWNYFQSVDNAENKAFIKQWHTFIKDDKRVTNDPMEATYIGFKMWTQAVRQAGTTDVDAVRQAMYGQTVKAPGGFMSVMNTNHHLSKPVLIGEIQPDGQFETVWQTKGPIKAAAWSPYIPESAKLTADWTYPWVCGNCEKPKFAD; from the coding sequence ATGGGCAGTTACGGGAGAGCGGTGCGGTCGGCGGTGGCGGGCATCGCCGCGGCGGCCGGTGTCATGATCTCCGGCGCACAGGCGCAGGAGACCATCAAGGTGGGCGTCCTGCACTCGTTGTCGGGCACGATGGCGATCAGCGAGAGCACCCTGAAGGACACCGTCCTGATGATGGTGGACGACATCAACAAGAAGGGCGGCCTGCTCGGCAAGAAGGTCGAGGCGGTGGTCGTCGATCCGGCCTCCAACTGGCCGCTGTTCGCGGAGAAGGCGCGCGAACTGCTGACGGTGAGCAAGGTCGACGTGGTGTTCGGCTGCTGGACCTCCGTGTCGCGCAAGTCCGTGCTGCCGGTCTTCGAAGAGCTGAACGGCATGCTCTTCTATCCCGTGCAGTACGAGGGCGAGGAATCGTCGCGCAACGTGTTCTACACGGGTGCGGCGCCGAACCAGCAGGCGATTCCGGCCGTCGAATATCTGATGAGCAAGGACGGCGGCGAGGTGAAGCGCTGGGTGCTGGCTGGCACCGACTACGTCTATCCGCGCACGACCAACAAGATCCTCGAGGCGTTCCTGAAGTCGAAGGGCGTGCAGGCCGAGGACATCATGATCAACTACACGCCGTTCGGTCATTCCGACTGGCAGACGATCGTGTCCGACATCAAGAAGTTCTCGGCGGCCGGCAAGAAGACCGCCGTCGTCTCGACGATCAACGGCGATGCTAACGTTCCGTTCTACAAGGAACTGGCCAACCAGGGCATCAAGGCCGAGGACATCCCGGTCGTCGCCTTCTCCGTCGGCGAAGAGGAACTGGCCGGCATCGATACGAGCAACCTCGTCGGCCATCTCGCGGCGTGGAACTACTTCCAGTCGGTCGACAACGCCGAGAACAAGGCGTTCATCAAGCAGTGGCACACGTTCATCAAAGACGACAAGCGTGTGACGAACGACCCGATGGAGGCGACATACATCGGCTTCAAGATGTGGACCCAGGCGGTCCGGCAGGCCGGCACCACCGACGTCGACGCCGTGCGCCAGGCGATGTATGGCCAGACCGTGAAGGCGCCCGGCGGCTTCATGTCGGTCATGAACACCAACCATCACCTCTCGAAGCCAGTGCTGATCGGTGAAATCCAGCCCGACGGCCAGTTCGAGACCGTCTGGCAGACCAAGGGTCCGATCAAGGCCGCGGCCTGGAGCCCCTACATCCCGGAGAGCGCGAAGCTGACCGCCGACTGGACCTACCCGTGGGTCTGCGGCAACTGCGAGAAGCCGAAGTTCGCCGACTGA
- a CDS encoding amidohydrolase family protein produces MLDLLIRGGTVVTPSGAVVADVAVAGEKIAAVTAPDALGPDAAARTIDASGKLVIPGGIDPHVHCQWPMPMPDGSTGYTAGPEQVGRAALFGGTTTMVDFAVWSPGLSIREAIERRDEDWAGKCCCDYAYHVMLQGEIPAEVVAQIPEMVQSGYPTIKIFTTDITPSRKGRMVRFGDIWEVFKALAAAGGLGVIHAEDNDIVMHMYAKLIAEGRVGFENMAEVHNTLSEDLSFRRIIRLAESVPGMALYMMHVSAGTGVAAIRDARARGFPIYGETLHQYMLYTSDDYKRPNGQIYHTYPSLKSRADQQALWDGTLNGAISAVATDELCCSLATKTVGKRIDDTTGGNAGVEPRIAVMYTEMVGRRGYSVEKFVDLVSTNAAKLMGLYPRKGAIAAGSDADIAILDPAVRKKVRKEELHESDYSPWEGWDVHAWPVATVLRGKVVVEDGRFMGGPADGRWQERRIAEAVRVRPSV; encoded by the coding sequence ATGCTGGACCTGCTCATCCGTGGCGGAACCGTCGTCACGCCATCCGGTGCAGTCGTCGCCGACGTGGCGGTCGCCGGTGAGAAGATCGCAGCGGTAACCGCTCCGGACGCGCTCGGACCGGATGCGGCGGCCCGTACGATCGACGCCTCGGGCAAGCTGGTCATCCCGGGCGGCATCGACCCGCACGTCCATTGTCAATGGCCGATGCCGATGCCCGACGGCAGCACCGGCTACACCGCGGGCCCGGAACAGGTCGGCCGGGCGGCACTCTTCGGCGGCACGACCACCATGGTCGACTTCGCCGTCTGGAGCCCCGGTCTCAGCATCCGGGAGGCGATCGAGCGGCGCGACGAGGACTGGGCCGGCAAGTGCTGCTGCGACTACGCCTACCACGTCATGCTGCAGGGCGAGATCCCGGCCGAGGTCGTGGCGCAGATTCCGGAAATGGTCCAGTCGGGCTACCCGACGATCAAGATCTTCACGACCGACATAACCCCGTCGCGCAAGGGCCGCATGGTCCGCTTCGGAGACATCTGGGAGGTGTTCAAAGCCCTCGCGGCTGCCGGCGGTCTCGGCGTCATCCATGCCGAGGACAACGATATCGTCATGCACATGTACGCCAAGCTGATCGCCGAGGGCCGCGTCGGCTTCGAGAACATGGCGGAGGTGCACAACACCCTATCCGAGGACCTCTCCTTCCGCCGCATCATCCGGCTGGCGGAGAGCGTGCCCGGCATGGCGCTCTACATGATGCACGTCAGCGCCGGGACGGGCGTCGCGGCGATCCGCGATGCGCGCGCCCGCGGCTTTCCGATCTACGGCGAAACGCTGCACCAGTACATGCTGTACACCAGCGACGACTACAAACGGCCGAACGGCCAGATCTACCACACCTACCCGTCGCTGAAATCGCGCGCCGACCAGCAGGCGCTCTGGGACGGCACGCTGAACGGCGCGATCAGCGCCGTCGCCACCGACGAGCTTTGCTGCTCGCTCGCCACGAAGACGGTGGGCAAGCGGATCGACGACACCACCGGCGGCAATGCCGGCGTCGAGCCGCGCATCGCCGTGATGTACACCGAGATGGTCGGCCGCCGCGGCTACAGTGTCGAGAAGTTCGTCGACCTCGTCTCGACCAACGCCGCGAAGCTCATGGGACTATACCCACGCAAGGGCGCCATCGCGGCCGGATCCGACGCCGACATCGCGATCCTCGACCCCGCCGTGCGCAAGAAGGTCCGCAAGGAGGAACTGCACGAGAGCGACTACAGCCCCTGGGAGGGCTGGGACGTTCACGCCTGGCCGGTGGCCACCGTGCTGCGCGGCAAGGTCGTGGTCGAGGACGGCCGCTTCATGGGCGGGCCCGCCGACGGCCGCTGGCAGGAGCGCCGCATCGCAGAGGCCGTCCGGGTGCGCCCCTCGGTATGA
- a CDS encoding YbaN family protein gives MNDRHEGRSMSRALWRLLGFACLGLAGAGVVLPILPTTPFLLVAAWAFGRSSPEMHAWLHAHPRYGVFLRDWQSEGAIPRRAKIAAICLLAVSWSVTALLVGGILVPAIAGGAMLLVALFLITRPSPARERSD, from the coding sequence GTGAACGATCGCCACGAAGGCCGGTCGATGTCGCGGGCATTGTGGCGTCTGCTCGGTTTCGCCTGCCTGGGCCTCGCCGGAGCGGGCGTCGTCCTGCCGATCCTGCCGACCACGCCGTTCCTCCTGGTGGCGGCCTGGGCCTTCGGGCGCTCGTCGCCTGAGATGCATGCGTGGCTTCACGCCCATCCGCGCTATGGCGTCTTCTTGCGCGACTGGCAGTCGGAAGGTGCGATCCCGCGGCGGGCGAAGATCGCCGCAATCTGTCTTCTCGCGGTCAGCTGGTCGGTCACCGCCCTGCTCGTCGGCGGCATATTGGTGCCCGCCATTGCCGGGGGCGCCATGCTCCTCGTGGCGCTGTTTCTGATCACCCGGCCCTCCCCGGCCCGCGAACGTAGCGACTAG
- a CDS encoding acyl-CoA synthetase, whose translation MQTGIVSGARRLERADLDDAVARAASGFAGLGVGQGDAVAWMLRNDHALFETTLAAGLLGAYPVPVNWHFSAEEVAYVLRDSMAKVLVIHADLHDRVRDGLASLEAPPAVLVVETPAHIASAYRVEPPACAPREGDIAWREWLALQARWSEPPRQAPSSMMYTSGTTGRPKGVRRRPWTAEQRAVYGRINAPVMGFRPGLRTVVTAPLYHAAPNSHALGAAAAENSLVVLQPRFDAEDLLRLIDAHRITNLFMVPVMFVRLLRLPAEVRARFDVSSIEHVVHAGAPCAPDIKRAMIDWWGPVFHEYYGSTESSLITATTTAEWLAKPGSVGRAVENATIRILDDSGRELPAGEIGEIFVRRSDVPDFTYQNDEDKRAGVERDGLITNGDVGYLDADGYLFLCDRRRDMVISGGVNIYPAEIEDVLIRHPGIRDCAVFGIPDAEYGEALAAFVQPVPDGGLTVDEVKRHLREHVAGYKVPRLIELRDELPREDTGKIFKRKLREPFWEAAGRRI comes from the coding sequence ATGCAGACTGGGATCGTCAGCGGCGCGCGGCGCCTGGAACGGGCGGACCTCGATGATGCCGTGGCCCGGGCGGCGAGCGGCTTCGCCGGGCTCGGCGTTGGACAGGGCGACGCGGTGGCCTGGATGCTTCGCAACGACCATGCGCTGTTCGAGACGACGCTTGCGGCGGGCCTCCTCGGTGCATATCCCGTTCCCGTGAACTGGCACTTCTCGGCAGAGGAAGTGGCCTATGTCCTTCGGGATTCGATGGCCAAGGTCCTCGTCATTCACGCCGACCTGCATGATCGCGTCCGCGACGGACTGGCGAGCCTCGAAGCGCCCCCGGCGGTGCTGGTGGTCGAGACGCCGGCCCATATCGCGAGCGCCTACCGCGTCGAGCCGCCGGCCTGTGCCCCGCGCGAAGGGGACATCGCCTGGAGGGAGTGGCTGGCGCTGCAGGCGCGCTGGTCGGAACCGCCGCGGCAGGCGCCGTCCAGCATGATGTACACGTCGGGCACCACCGGCCGTCCCAAGGGTGTGCGCCGCAGGCCGTGGACGGCCGAGCAGCGCGCGGTCTACGGCCGGATCAACGCGCCGGTGATGGGTTTCCGGCCGGGCCTGCGGACCGTCGTGACGGCACCGCTCTATCATGCCGCACCGAACAGCCACGCTTTGGGGGCGGCAGCGGCCGAGAACTCGCTGGTCGTCCTGCAGCCTCGCTTCGATGCGGAGGATCTGCTGCGGCTCATCGATGCCCACCGGATCACCAACCTGTTCATGGTTCCGGTCATGTTCGTTCGCCTGCTGCGGCTGCCGGCAGAGGTTCGGGCGCGCTTCGACGTATCGTCGATCGAGCACGTGGTCCATGCCGGCGCGCCGTGTGCCCCGGACATCAAGCGAGCGATGATCGACTGGTGGGGGCCCGTCTTCCACGAGTATTACGGGAGCACGGAGTCGAGCCTGATCACGGCGACGACCACCGCCGAATGGCTGGCGAAGCCCGGGTCGGTCGGCCGTGCGGTGGAGAATGCCACGATCCGCATTCTCGACGATTCGGGGCGCGAGCTTCCTGCCGGGGAGATTGGCGAGATCTTCGTGCGCCGGTCCGACGTGCCCGACTTCACCTATCAGAACGACGAGGACAAGCGTGCGGGCGTCGAGCGGGACGGCCTGATCACCAATGGCGACGTCGGCTATCTCGATGCCGACGGCTATCTCTTCCTGTGCGACCGTCGCCGCGACATGGTGATCTCGGGCGGGGTGAACATCTATCCGGCGGAGATCGAGGACGTGCTGATCCGCCATCCCGGGATCCGCGACTGTGCCGTCTTCGGGATTCCGGATGCCGAATACGGCGAAGCCCTGGCGGCCTTCGTGCAGCCCGTGCCCGACGGAGGCCTGACCGTTGACGAGGTGAAGCGCCACCTGCGCGAGCACGTGGCTGGCTACAAGGTGCCCCGGCTGATCGAGCTTCGCGACGAACTCCCGCGCGAGGACACCGGCAAGATCTTCAAGCGGAAACTGAGAGAGCCGTTCTGGGAAGCCGCCGGCCGCCGCATCTGA
- a CDS encoding xanthine dehydrogenase family protein molybdopterin-binding subunit, translating into MGRFGISQPVLRREDRRLLTGQGRFVEDHTPAGTLHALPVRSPHAHARIRSLDTSAAATMPGVVAIFTASDLDADGIGAIPCLTIPKIRAGTTFIPKHQPLLAGDRVRYVGECVAFVVAHSVAEARDAAERVAVEWDALPAVTQGVEAAGDGAALVWDDVPGNISFEFETGDAAAVDAAFAAAARIVTLEVVNNRVVQNAIETRGAVAWSDSETGKVTLLTGTQMPHKLKRQLSQAVLNVPPEHVRVLVHDVGGGFGGKNSLYPEQALTAYAARKLGLPVKWIGERSDAFISDFHGRDNTSRGELALDADGRFTAIRLTGWGNLGAYTSNGGPGSPTSVVMLPNGYATPLVHVRVRGMFTNTVPTESYRGAGRPEVTYLMERLVDAAARETGLDRTELRRRNAIPPTAFPYTTPTGLTYIQADFVPVLDQALAEAGWSDMASRKEAARARGKLLGLGISNYIERCGGGGGLSETGRVRFDPDGGVTVYSGSMANGQGHETAFSQIVNEKFGLPFEKIRIVEGDTDLIPVGLGTGGSWSVPMGGGAIALASDRIIEKAKRIAAHAMEAAVADIEFADGIFLVAGTDLTMRLEAVAAAASNPDNLPPGMEPGLDAEERFQPENYTYPYGCHVCEVEVDPDTGLATLLGYTAVHDFGRAINPMMLAGQVHGGVAQGIGQALLEHTAYAPDGQLLAGSYMDYCLPRADDLPMFHFTHLVSPSPSNPLDIKGCGEAGATGAPPAVINAILDALAPLGVTHIDMPATPERVWQAIRAAQKGQKA; encoded by the coding sequence ATGGGCCGTTTCGGTATCAGCCAGCCGGTGCTCCGGCGCGAGGACAGGCGCCTGCTGACGGGTCAGGGACGGTTCGTGGAGGACCATACGCCGGCCGGCACCTTGCACGCCCTGCCCGTGCGCTCGCCACACGCCCATGCCCGCATTCGCTCCCTCGATACGAGCGCCGCCGCGACCATGCCGGGTGTGGTGGCCATCTTCACGGCCAGCGATCTGGATGCCGACGGCATCGGCGCGATACCCTGTCTGACAATCCCGAAGATCCGCGCCGGAACGACCTTTATCCCAAAGCACCAGCCCCTCCTCGCCGGGGACCGCGTGCGCTATGTCGGCGAATGCGTCGCCTTCGTCGTCGCACATTCCGTCGCGGAGGCGCGCGATGCGGCGGAACGCGTCGCTGTGGAGTGGGATGCGCTGCCCGCCGTGACACAGGGCGTCGAGGCCGCCGGTGACGGCGCGGCTCTCGTCTGGGACGACGTCCCCGGCAACATTTCCTTCGAGTTCGAGACCGGCGATGCCGCTGCGGTCGACGCCGCCTTTGCGGCAGCGGCTCGCATCGTGACGCTCGAAGTCGTCAACAACCGCGTCGTCCAGAACGCCATCGAGACGCGTGGCGCCGTGGCATGGTCGGATTCCGAAACCGGAAAGGTCACCTTGCTGACCGGCACGCAGATGCCGCACAAGCTGAAGAGACAGCTCTCACAAGCCGTTCTCAACGTGCCGCCCGAACATGTGCGCGTCCTTGTGCACGATGTCGGCGGCGGGTTCGGGGGCAAGAACTCGCTCTACCCCGAGCAGGCCCTGACAGCCTATGCCGCCCGTAAGCTCGGCCTGCCGGTGAAGTGGATCGGCGAGCGCAGCGACGCCTTCATCTCCGACTTCCACGGCCGGGACAACACCTCACGTGGCGAGCTTGCGCTCGACGCCGACGGCCGCTTCACCGCGATCCGCCTCACGGGGTGGGGCAATCTCGGGGCCTACACGTCGAACGGCGGGCCCGGTTCGCCCACCAGCGTGGTCATGCTGCCGAACGGCTACGCCACACCTCTCGTCCACGTGCGCGTGCGCGGCATGTTCACCAACACCGTGCCGACCGAATCCTATCGTGGCGCCGGTCGACCCGAGGTGACCTATCTCATGGAGCGATTGGTGGACGCCGCCGCGCGCGAGACCGGACTCGACCGCACCGAGCTGCGGCGCCGCAATGCGATCCCTCCGACAGCCTTCCCCTACACCACGCCGACAGGCCTGACCTACATCCAGGCCGACTTCGTGCCAGTCCTCGACCAAGCCCTCGCCGAGGCCGGCTGGTCCGACATGGCCTCGCGCAAGGAGGCCGCACGCGCACGTGGAAAGCTGTTGGGGCTCGGCATCTCCAACTACATCGAACGGTGCGGCGGCGGCGGCGGACTCAGCGAAACGGGCCGCGTCCGCTTCGATCCCGATGGCGGCGTCACGGTCTATTCCGGCAGCATGGCCAACGGCCAGGGCCACGAGACCGCCTTCAGCCAGATCGTCAACGAGAAGTTCGGACTGCCGTTCGAGAAGATCCGCATCGTCGAGGGGGACACCGACCTGATCCCCGTCGGCCTCGGTACGGGCGGCTCCTGGTCGGTTCCGATGGGAGGCGGTGCCATCGCCCTCGCCTCCGACCGCATTATCGAGAAAGCGAAGAGGATCGCGGCACACGCGATGGAGGCCGCCGTCGCGGACATCGAGTTCGCCGACGGCATCTTCTTGGTCGCCGGAACGGACCTGACCATGCGCTTGGAAGCCGTGGCCGCCGCCGCGTCCAACCCCGACAACCTGCCACCTGGCATGGAGCCGGGTCTCGATGCCGAGGAACGGTTCCAGCCCGAGAACTACACCTACCCTTACGGCTGCCACGTCTGCGAGGTCGAGGTGGATCCCGACACCGGATTGGCCACTCTGCTCGGCTACACCGCGGTCCACGATTTCGGACGAGCGATCAACCCGATGATGCTCGCCGGGCAGGTCCATGGCGGAGTAGCACAGGGCATCGGCCAAGCACTGCTCGAGCACACGGCTTATGCACCCGACGGCCAACTTCTTGCCGGCTCCTATATGGACTATTGCCTTCCGCGCGCCGACGACCTGCCGATGTTCCACTTCACCCATCTGGTGAGTCCCTCGCCGTCGAACCCGCTCGACATCAAGGGATGTGGCGAAGCGGGCGCCACAGGGGCGCCGCCGGCGGTTATCAACGCCATTCTCGACGCACTGGCGCCGCTCGGGGTCACCCATATCGACATGCCGGCGACGCCCGAACGGGTCTGGCAGGCCATCCGCGCGGCGCAAAAAGGCCAGAAGGCCTAA
- a CDS encoding LysE family translocator — MIPVELPVLAAFIGASLLLVLSPGPDTMLILRYTIGSGRTVGLATVAGVQAGLATHTMAAVVGLSLLISATPAALQAIAVAGALYLAWLGWQSFRAGVLPLDSVAGATAVIPAKAFRDALLTNVLNPKVVLLFLALMPQFLRDNGWSVPTQLGFLGIVLILVNTVWQTMLAVLANGIRQWLGRPIIQRVVSWATGAVLVAFAALMLRDFVLPA, encoded by the coding sequence GTGATTCCCGTCGAACTGCCGGTTCTGGCGGCCTTCATCGGGGCATCGCTGCTGCTCGTGCTTTCGCCGGGCCCCGACACCATGCTGATTCTGCGCTACACGATCGGATCCGGGCGCACCGTGGGACTGGCGACCGTCGCCGGAGTCCAGGCCGGGCTCGCTACCCACACCATGGCAGCCGTCGTCGGGCTGTCCCTCCTGATCTCCGCCACGCCTGCCGCTCTACAGGCCATCGCCGTGGCCGGGGCCCTCTATCTCGCTTGGCTCGGATGGCAGAGCTTTCGAGCGGGCGTCCTGCCTCTCGACAGCGTCGCCGGCGCGACTGCCGTGATACCCGCGAAGGCGTTCCGCGACGCCCTACTGACCAACGTGCTCAACCCGAAGGTCGTCCTGCTATTCCTGGCCTTGATGCCACAATTCCTGCGGGACAACGGCTGGTCGGTGCCGACGCAGCTCGGCTTCCTTGGCATCGTCCTGATCCTCGTCAACACGGTCTGGCAGACGATGCTGGCAGTGCTGGCGAACGGCATCCGTCAATGGCTGGGGCGGCCAATCATCCAGCGCGTCGTGTCATGGGCGACCGGAGCCGTCCTCGTCGCGTTCGCGGCGCTGATGCTCCGCGATTTCGTTCTGCCGGCCTGA
- a CDS encoding aspartate/glutamate racemase family protein: MSGPRIGLVHALRDSMPPVDAALAEHWPDAVPLHLFDGSLYADRSSGTATDAEIDRRIAMLLRHSADVGAEGILFTGSFFGAAVEKGREGLSIPVLTSFQGIVEAAFAADGTFQVLSTAPDSAPLLIRELERQAAGRPCTARGASVPEAIQALLAGDPARHDEIIADATADLPVEGTVLFAQFSMGRAKRLAETRSGRRVLAPAEAGILALKRILEA, from the coding sequence ATGAGCGGACCCCGGATCGGGCTCGTCCACGCTTTGCGCGATTCGATGCCGCCTGTTGATGCGGCGCTGGCCGAACATTGGCCCGATGCCGTGCCGCTCCATCTGTTCGATGGATCGCTCTATGCCGACCGGAGCAGCGGCACGGCTACCGATGCGGAGATCGACCGCCGCATCGCGATGCTGCTCCGGCACAGCGCGGATGTCGGGGCGGAAGGTATCCTGTTCACCGGATCGTTCTTCGGTGCTGCGGTGGAGAAGGGCAGGGAGGGCCTCTCGATCCCGGTCCTGACCTCCTTCCAGGGGATCGTGGAGGCGGCTTTCGCCGCCGACGGCACGTTTCAGGTACTATCGACGGCGCCGGACTCGGCACCGCTCCTGATCCGCGAACTCGAGCGGCAGGCGGCCGGCAGGCCATGCACCGCCCGGGGGGCGAGCGTACCGGAGGCGATCCAGGCACTGCTGGCCGGCGACCCAGCGCGGCATGACGAGATCATTGCGGATGCCACGGCGGACCTGCCTGTCGAAGGAACGGTGCTGTTCGCCCAGTTCTCGATGGGCCGCGCCAAGCGATTGGCGGAAACCCGCAGCGGCAGGCGCGTTCTGGCACCGGCCGAAGCCGGCATCCTCGCGCTGAAGCGCATCCTGGAAGCCTGA